The following proteins are co-located in the Diaphorobacter sp. HDW4B genome:
- the gluQRS gene encoding tRNA glutamyl-Q(34) synthetase GluQRS: MTEAALVSEVSDKRAENRTGQYVGRFAPSPTGPLHAGSLVAALASWLDARAAGGRWLVRIEDVDQPRCSQAAADTILSQLAACQLLPDEPPLYQTQRTARYQQLLDQLLADHWAYPCGCTRRDIALALESQGQTHERHTEQVYPGTCRDGLHGHEARSWRFHTSRRQQSSSIDSRNERSITLSRDGVSWQDRRLGAQFQDVASAVGDFVLLRADGIWAYQIAVVADDADQGITHIVRGEDLTDNTARQIMLQATLGFQSPAYLHTPLVRAADGEKLSKQHGAPAIDSAQPLVALCLAAAALGLPVCAAQRHGTIAEALAFWVSAWPYSLN; the protein is encoded by the coding sequence ATGACGGAAGCAGCGTTGGTCAGTGAAGTCAGTGATAAAAGGGCGGAAAACCGCACCGGGCAGTACGTGGGGCGCTTTGCGCCCTCGCCCACCGGCCCGCTGCATGCGGGCTCGCTCGTGGCCGCGCTGGCCAGTTGGCTCGATGCCCGCGCCGCTGGCGGTCGCTGGCTGGTGCGCATCGAAGATGTGGACCAGCCGCGCTGCTCGCAAGCCGCAGCGGACACCATTCTTTCGCAACTCGCCGCCTGCCAGTTGCTCCCTGACGAGCCGCCGCTCTACCAAACCCAGCGCACGGCGCGCTATCAGCAATTGCTCGATCAGCTCCTCGCTGACCACTGGGCCTACCCTTGCGGCTGCACGCGCCGCGACATCGCTCTGGCGCTGGAATCCCAAGGCCAGACCCACGAACGCCACACCGAACAGGTCTACCCCGGCACTTGCCGCGATGGCCTGCACGGGCATGAGGCGCGTTCGTGGCGTTTTCACACCAGCAGACGTCAACAATCGTCATCCATCGATTCTCGAAACGAGAGATCAATCACCCTTTCCAGGGATGGTGTTAGCTGGCAAGACCGTAGACTCGGGGCGCAATTTCAAGATGTCGCGAGTGCAGTGGGCGACTTTGTTCTGCTTCGCGCCGATGGCATCTGGGCCTATCAGATCGCGGTAGTGGCGGACGATGCCGATCAAGGCATCACCCACATCGTTCGGGGTGAGGATTTGACCGACAATACGGCCCGCCAGATCATGCTGCAAGCCACTTTGGGCTTTCAAAGTCCTGCCTATCTGCACACCCCGCTGGTGCGTGCAGCCGATGGCGAAAAGCTCTCCAAACAGCACGGCGCACCCGCCATCGACAGTGCTCAACCACTCGTCGCTTTGTGTCTTGCCGCCGCCGCTTTGGGCCTGCCCGTGTGCGCCGCACAACGGCATGGAACGATCGCAGAAGCGCTCGCATTTTGGGTGAGCGCCTGGCCCTATTCGCTCAATTAA
- a CDS encoding pirin family protein, with amino-acid sequence MLTIRHSDDRGLADHGWLKSRHSFSFADYYDPRHMGWGNLRVINEDRIAPGTGFGTHGHRDMEIISYVLSGNLAHKDSMGNVKGIPPGDVQRMSAGSGVRHSEFNHAEGQHTHFLQIWIEPNEMGVPPSYEQITVGDDQKQGRLRLVAAPGGDEGVVNIHADARLYAGLFDGAEHAELKINPARKAYVHLIRGELKVNGEQLKTGDAALINDESDIKITDGKDAEVLVFDLQA; translated from the coding sequence ATGTTGACCATTCGCCACTCTGATGACCGCGGCCTTGCTGACCATGGCTGGCTCAAGTCGCGTCACAGCTTTTCCTTTGCAGACTACTACGATCCACGCCACATGGGCTGGGGCAATCTGCGTGTGATCAACGAAGACCGCATCGCCCCCGGCACGGGCTTCGGCACGCACGGCCACCGTGACATGGAGATCATCAGCTACGTGCTGTCCGGCAACCTCGCACACAAGGACAGCATGGGCAACGTCAAGGGCATTCCGCCCGGAGACGTGCAGCGCATGAGCGCCGGCAGCGGCGTGCGCCACAGCGAGTTCAACCATGCCGAAGGCCAGCACACGCACTTTCTGCAGATCTGGATCGAGCCCAACGAAATGGGCGTGCCACCGAGCTACGAGCAGATCACCGTGGGCGACGACCAGAAGCAAGGTCGCCTGCGCCTGGTGGCCGCTCCCGGTGGTGACGAAGGCGTGGTGAACATTCACGCCGACGCACGCCTGTATGCAGGACTGTTCGACGGCGCGGAGCATGCCGAGTTGAAGATCAACCCCGCCCGCAAGGCCTATGTCCACCTGATTCGCGGCGAGTTGAAGGTCAACGGCGAACAGCTCAAGACCGGCGACGCCGCGCTGATCAATGACGAGTCCGACATCAAGATCACCGACGGCAAGGATGCTGAAGTGCTGGTGTTCGATTTGCAGGCTTGA
- a CDS encoding NAD(P)/FAD-dependent oxidoreductase, producing MLDTTSRNSEPEHRPYGGIRSKPKRIAVIGAGMAGIAAARTLTQAGHDVTVFEKQAEASGRTSVVNSVCGTYDVGAQYFTVRDARFQKALDTVPGLCRAWSVNTVRVLDEAGRVVAAAPPPGERHWVATPAMDALVKTWAQPLADKSRLVVNTTIVAIERDVVSPDQWQLRAQLPDGGNSVQAGFDTVLLAVPAPVAQAIQGEHQTLWEEQLAKVETAPCWTLMLGFPQAVRPGLTTLGPQWNAARSTHHRIAWLARESSKPGRSQVERWTVQASPQWSLEHVNDDPARVQAKLLRAFSEVTGIRATPSQIDIRRWRHARTMMPLGQSALWDDDAQLGMCGDWCLGHRLEDAFISGLELALASIDAAHSNKAFS from the coding sequence ATGCTAGACACTACTTCCAGGAATTCCGAGCCCGAGCACCGCCCCTACGGAGGCATTCGCTCCAAACCCAAGCGAATCGCCGTCATTGGTGCGGGCATGGCAGGCATTGCGGCTGCACGCACGCTCACGCAGGCGGGCCACGACGTGACCGTGTTCGAAAAGCAGGCTGAGGCGTCCGGCCGCACCTCGGTTGTGAATTCGGTGTGCGGCACCTATGACGTTGGCGCGCAGTATTTCACCGTGCGCGATGCGCGCTTCCAGAAGGCACTCGACACCGTTCCCGGCCTGTGCCGCGCCTGGAGCGTGAACACCGTCCGCGTGCTGGACGAGGCAGGCCGCGTGGTCGCCGCTGCGCCGCCACCGGGCGAGCGCCACTGGGTTGCCACGCCGGCGATGGACGCTCTGGTCAAGACTTGGGCGCAACCGCTGGCCGACAAGAGCCGCCTCGTGGTCAACACCACCATCGTCGCCATCGAGCGCGATGTGGTCTCTCCCGATCAATGGCAGTTGCGCGCGCAGTTGCCCGATGGCGGCAACAGCGTGCAGGCAGGATTCGACACCGTGCTGCTGGCCGTTCCCGCGCCCGTCGCTCAGGCCATTCAGGGCGAGCACCAGACGCTGTGGGAAGAGCAGCTCGCCAAGGTGGAAACCGCCCCTTGCTGGACGCTGATGCTCGGTTTTCCGCAAGCCGTGCGCCCCGGCCTCACCACGCTCGGGCCGCAGTGGAATGCCGCGCGCAGCACGCATCACCGCATCGCCTGGCTGGCGCGCGAATCGTCCAAGCCCGGCCGCTCGCAAGTCGAGCGCTGGACCGTGCAGGCCAGCCCGCAATGGTCGCTGGAGCACGTGAATGACGATCCTGCGCGCGTGCAAGCCAAGCTGCTGCGCGCATTCTCCGAAGTGACCGGCATTCGCGCCACGCCCAGCCAGATCGACATCCGCCGCTGGCGCCACGCCCGCACGATGATGCCGCTCGGCCAGTCCGCGCTGTGGGACGACGACGCCCAACTGGGCATGTGCGGTGACTGGTGTCTGGGCCACCGGCTCGAAGACGCCTTCATCTCCGGCCTTGAATTGGCGCTGGCTTCCATCGACGCGGCGCATTCCAACAAGGCTTTTTCGTAG
- a CDS encoding LysR family transcriptional regulator has product MQNARDVLTPENLTMLQLIADTGSFAAAARELQLVPSALTYRVRQIEDALDVLLFDRSSRQAHPTEAGAELLREGARLLADVDSVANHVRRVATGWEPQLTISVDQIISTPTMLELGQAFFDIKPTPPTRLKLTDGILSGTLECLTSGRADLAIGVAVDTPSIAGLQSAPLGSLKFVFVVAPHHPLAQLPEPLSDATLRVHRVIAVADSASRSNVTMGILPGQDVMTVDSMSAKIQAQLRGMGAGFLPEPMVRSYVNAGHLVVKAVQRPQRTVRLSYVWGRGMQRAPGQALQWWLAQLKSEATQRSLLENHHHF; this is encoded by the coding sequence ATGCAAAACGCACGCGATGTACTGACCCCCGAAAATCTCACCATGCTGCAGCTCATCGCTGACACCGGCAGCTTTGCCGCTGCGGCGCGCGAGCTGCAACTGGTGCCCAGCGCCCTGACCTACCGGGTGCGCCAGATCGAAGATGCGCTCGACGTGCTGCTGTTCGACCGCAGTTCGCGCCAGGCCCACCCGACCGAGGCCGGGGCCGAACTGCTGCGCGAAGGCGCACGTCTGCTGGCGGACGTGGATTCAGTCGCCAACCATGTGCGCCGCGTGGCCACGGGCTGGGAGCCGCAACTCACCATCAGCGTGGACCAGATCATCTCCACTCCCACCATGCTGGAGCTGGGACAGGCGTTCTTCGACATCAAGCCGACGCCGCCCACGCGGCTCAAGCTCACCGACGGCATTCTGAGCGGCACGCTGGAGTGCCTGACCTCCGGGCGCGCCGATCTGGCGATTGGCGTGGCGGTCGATACACCCAGCATCGCCGGTCTGCAAAGCGCGCCGCTGGGTTCGCTCAAGTTCGTGTTCGTGGTCGCGCCGCACCACCCGCTGGCCCAACTTCCCGAGCCGCTGAGCGATGCCACCTTGCGTGTGCACCGCGTGATTGCCGTCGCGGATTCGGCCAGCCGCTCCAATGTGACCATGGGCATTCTGCCGGGTCAGGACGTGATGACCGTGGACTCGATGAGCGCCAAGATTCAGGCCCAGTTGCGCGGCATGGGCGCGGGTTTTCTGCCCGAGCCGATGGTGCGCTCATATGTCAACGCAGGCCATCTGGTGGTCAAGGCCGTGCAGCGTCCGCAGCGCACGGTGCGCCTGAGCTACGTGTGGGGTCGGGGCATGCAAAGGGCGCCCGGACAGGCGCTGCAATGGTGGCTCGCGCAGCTCAAGAGCGAGGCCACGCAACGCTCTTTACTGGAAAACCACCATCACTTCTGA